One Streptomyces drozdowiczii DNA segment encodes these proteins:
- a CDS encoding cellulase family glycosylhydrolase, whose amino-acid sequence MRTARHPAQRPAAVILTVLATLLGLLALGAAAPAQAAAGTGLHISDGRLVEGNGNDFVMRGVNHAHTWYPGETQSLADIKATGANTVRVVLSDGFRWSRNGPDDVAAVVADCKANRLICVLEVHDTTGYGEDSAAGTLDHAADYWISLKSVLQGQEDYVVINIGNEPWGNTDPAGWTAPTTAAIKKLRAAGFAHTIMVDAPNWGQDWQNVMRDNAQAVYDADATGNLLFSIHMYSVYNTAQKVTDYLNAFVDAGLPLVIGEFGGPADQYGDPDEDTMMSEAQRLGLGWIAWSWSGNTDPILDLTIGFDPARLSSWGERIFHGANGIAETSHEATVYGGPVEEDTEAPTTPGTPAASAVSDTSATLTWAASSDNVAVAGYDVVRVSGGTETKVASSATTSVTVTGLSADTAYSFAVYARDTAGNRSARSAAVSVTTDEGATTPAGSCSVGYKVVGQWPGGFQGEITIRNTGTAAIDGWKLGFAFADGQTITNMWGGTPTQSGGSVTVAPASYTSTIAPNSSVTVGFTGSQSGTNAAPAAFTLSGAACTAA is encoded by the coding sequence GTGAGAACAGCGAGACACCCGGCGCAGCGCCCCGCCGCCGTCATCCTCACCGTCCTGGCCACCCTGCTCGGGCTCCTCGCCCTCGGAGCCGCCGCACCGGCGCAGGCCGCCGCCGGTACCGGGCTGCACATCAGCGACGGACGGCTGGTCGAGGGCAACGGCAACGACTTCGTCATGCGCGGCGTCAACCACGCGCACACCTGGTACCCCGGCGAAACCCAGTCCCTCGCGGACATCAAGGCGACCGGCGCCAACACCGTCCGCGTCGTGCTGTCCGACGGCTTCCGCTGGAGCAGGAACGGGCCCGACGACGTCGCCGCCGTCGTCGCCGACTGCAAGGCGAACCGGCTCATCTGCGTCCTGGAGGTGCACGACACCACCGGATACGGCGAGGACTCCGCCGCCGGGACGCTGGACCACGCGGCCGACTACTGGATCTCCCTCAAGAGCGTCCTCCAGGGCCAGGAGGACTACGTCGTCATCAACATCGGCAACGAGCCCTGGGGCAACACCGATCCGGCCGGCTGGACCGCCCCCACCACCGCCGCGATCAAGAAGCTGCGCGCCGCCGGGTTCGCGCACACGATCATGGTTGACGCGCCCAACTGGGGGCAGGACTGGCAGAACGTCATGCGGGACAACGCCCAGGCGGTGTACGACGCGGACGCGACCGGCAATCTGCTCTTCTCGATCCACATGTACAGCGTCTACAACACCGCCCAGAAGGTCACCGACTATCTGAACGCCTTCGTGGACGCCGGACTGCCCCTGGTCATCGGTGAGTTCGGCGGACCCGCCGACCAGTACGGGGACCCGGACGAGGACACGATGATGTCCGAGGCGCAGCGGCTCGGGCTCGGCTGGATCGCCTGGTCGTGGAGCGGCAACACCGACCCGATCCTCGACCTGACCATCGGCTTCGACCCGGCGCGGCTCAGCTCCTGGGGCGAGCGCATCTTCCACGGCGCGAACGGGATCGCGGAGACCTCCCACGAGGCCACGGTCTACGGCGGGCCGGTCGAGGAGGACACCGAGGCCCCGACGACCCCGGGCACCCCGGCCGCCTCCGCCGTGTCCGACACCTCCGCCACGCTGACCTGGGCCGCGTCCTCCGACAACGTTGCCGTCGCGGGCTACGACGTGGTCCGCGTCAGCGGCGGTACGGAGACCAAGGTCGCCTCGTCCGCCACGACGAGCGTGACCGTGACGGGGCTGAGCGCCGACACCGCGTACTCCTTCGCGGTCTACGCGCGCGACACGGCCGGCAACCGTTCGGCGCGGTCGGCCGCCGTGAGCGTGACCACGGACGAGGGCGCGACCACACCGGCGGGCAGCTGCTCGGTCGGTTACAAGGTGGTCGGCCAGTGGCCCGGCGGCTTCCAGGGCGAGATCACCATCCGCAACACGGGCACCGCCGCCATCGACGGCTGGAAGCTCGGATTCGCCTTCGCCGACGGGCAGACGATCACCAACATGTGGGGCGGTACGCCCACCCAGTCCGGCGGTTCGGTGACCGTCGCGCCGGCCTCGTACACCTCCACGATCGCTCCCAACTCCTCGGTGACCGTGGGCTTCACGGGCAGTCAGAGCGGTACGAACGCCGCCCCGGCCGCCTTCACCCTGAGCGGGGCGGCCTGCACGGCCGCGTAG
- a CDS encoding MFS transporter, translated as MPADIPAPTAPSTPAAEAPHPRFAVGVLAFCGVVVAVMQTIVVPLLPHIPELTGATPAAASWLVTVTLLTGAVFTPVLGRVGDMYGKRRVLVASLAVLVVGSVLCGASSHIGVLITGRALQGAAIAVVPLGISILRDELPPERVLSAVALMSSTLGIGAAVGLPIAALVVENFDWHTMFWVSGFIGLIDIVLVLAFVPESPLRSRGRFDALGALGLSGALVCLLLAVTQGGDWGWASGRTVGLLVAAVVVALIWGAYELRVATPMVDLRVSARPAVLLTNIAALLIGFAFYANSLVTAQMVQEPKATGYGLGASLVVSGLCLLPGGVAMVALSPVSARISAKHGPKVSLALAAGIIAAGYGVRYFTSHSLWLIVAGATVVASGTAIAYSALPALVMRGVPVSETGAANGLNTLMRSIGQAFCSATVAAVLANLTFRAGGRTAPTLHAYQLVFVIAAGAALLALLVTLMLPGRGPAGAGTVGESRKAPGTLTGGARPAGIQEGA; from the coding sequence ATGCCCGCGGACATACCCGCCCCCACCGCCCCGTCCACCCCCGCGGCCGAGGCCCCGCACCCCCGTTTCGCGGTGGGCGTGCTGGCCTTCTGCGGGGTCGTCGTCGCGGTGATGCAGACGATCGTCGTACCGCTGCTCCCGCACATCCCCGAGCTGACCGGCGCCACCCCGGCCGCCGCGAGCTGGCTGGTGACCGTGACGCTGCTGACCGGTGCGGTGTTCACGCCGGTGCTCGGCCGGGTCGGCGACATGTACGGCAAGCGGCGGGTGCTCGTCGCCTCGCTCGCGGTGCTCGTCGTGGGCTCGGTGCTCTGCGGGGCCAGCTCCCACATCGGCGTGCTGATCACCGGCCGCGCGCTCCAGGGCGCCGCCATCGCCGTCGTACCGCTGGGCATCAGCATCCTGCGCGACGAACTGCCGCCCGAGCGCGTGCTGTCCGCCGTCGCGCTGATGAGCTCGACGCTCGGCATCGGCGCCGCCGTGGGCCTGCCGATCGCCGCGCTCGTGGTCGAGAACTTCGACTGGCACACGATGTTCTGGGTCTCCGGCTTCATCGGCCTCATCGACATCGTGCTCGTCCTCGCCTTCGTACCGGAGTCCCCGCTGCGCAGCCGCGGCCGCTTCGACGCGCTCGGCGCCCTCGGTCTGTCCGGCGCGCTGGTCTGCCTGCTGCTCGCGGTGACGCAGGGCGGCGACTGGGGCTGGGCCTCCGGCCGGACGGTCGGCCTGCTCGTGGCGGCCGTCGTGGTGGCGCTGATCTGGGGGGCGTACGAGCTCCGCGTCGCGACGCCCATGGTCGACCTGCGGGTCTCCGCCCGCCCGGCGGTCCTGCTCACCAACATCGCGGCCCTGCTCATCGGCTTCGCCTTCTACGCGAACTCCCTGGTCACCGCGCAGATGGTGCAGGAGCCCAAGGCGACCGGTTACGGGCTCGGCGCCTCGCTCGTCGTCAGCGGCCTGTGCCTGCTGCCGGGCGGGGTCGCCATGGTGGCGCTGTCCCCGGTCTCCGCCCGGATCTCCGCGAAGCACGGCCCCAAGGTCAGCCTGGCGCTGGCGGCGGGGATCATCGCCGCCGGTTACGGGGTGCGGTACTTCACCAGCCACAGCCTGTGGCTCATCGTCGCCGGCGCCACGGTCGTCGCCTCCGGCACGGCCATCGCGTACTCGGCGCTCCCGGCCCTCGTGATGCGCGGCGTCCCGGTCAGCGAGACCGGGGCGGCGAACGGCCTGAACACCCTGATGCGGTCGATCGGCCAGGCGTTCTGCAGCGCGACGGTGGCGGCCGTGCTGGCCAACCTCACCTTCCGGGCAGGGGGCCGGACCGCGCCGACCCTGCACGCGTACCAGCTGGTCTTCGTCATCGCGGCGGGCGCGGCGCTGCTCGCCCTGCTGGTCACGCTCATGCTGCCGGGCCGCGGGCCCGCCGGGGCGGGTACGGTCGGGGAGAGCCGCAAGGCGCCGGGCACCCTGACGGGGGGTGCGCGGCCGGCGGGGATCCAGGAGGGCGCATGA
- a CDS encoding TetR family transcriptional regulator, with protein sequence MEYHEGVTTPRTTLAERKRRLVSDELTESALQLLALKGFDAVTVDEIAASAGVSKRTFFRYFASKEDVVVQFLADMGTGIRAELAARPADEPPSVALRHAVWVPLGACADHGERALRVVRLILRTPALLARFLERQARWRDDLARELAGRLGRDAEQDLYPRLAAGMALDAFDAVLHHWSADGSTENPAELTDRAFAVIAPALDGS encoded by the coding sequence ATGGAGTACCATGAGGGGGTGACCACTCCCCGAACGACCCTGGCCGAGCGCAAGCGCCGGCTGGTCTCCGACGAACTGACCGAGTCCGCCTTGCAGTTGCTGGCCCTCAAGGGCTTCGACGCGGTCACGGTGGACGAGATCGCGGCGTCGGCGGGCGTCTCCAAGCGGACGTTCTTCCGCTACTTCGCGTCGAAGGAGGACGTCGTCGTCCAGTTCCTCGCGGACATGGGCACCGGCATCCGCGCCGAGCTGGCCGCCCGCCCCGCCGACGAGCCGCCCTCCGTCGCCCTGCGCCACGCGGTCTGGGTGCCGCTCGGCGCGTGCGCGGACCACGGGGAGCGCGCGCTGCGCGTCGTACGGCTGATCCTGCGCACGCCCGCGCTGCTGGCCCGCTTCCTGGAGCGCCAGGCGCGATGGCGCGACGACCTCGCGCGGGAGCTGGCCGGTCGGCTGGGGCGCGACGCCGAGCAGGACCTCTACCCGAGGCTGGCGGCGGGCATGGCGCTGGACGCGTTCGACGCCGTGCTGCACCACTGGAGCGCCGACGGCTCGACGGAGAACCCGGCGGAGCTGACGGACCGCGCGTTCGCGGTGATCGCCCCGGCGCTGGACGGTTCCTAG
- a CDS encoding DUF445 domain-containing protein, whose translation MERIDGTGRTERGALPPGPGGRARPGGLASFAYTAADEEKRRGVRRMKTTATGLLLLVALVYVLATWAKNEGVSGWPGFVAAAAEAGMVGALADWFAVTALFKRPLGLPIPHTAIIPTKKDQLGASLGSFVGENFLSGDVVRDRIHSLGIGGRVGSWLAEPAHADRVTAELSTALRGALTVLRDADVQAVVGEAITRRANAAEIGPGLGKMLAKVVADGGHRKLVDLVCARAHDWLVLHGDSVMDAVQGGAPGWTPRFVDKRVGERVYKELLRFVTEMRDMPGHPARGSIDTFLADFAADLQTDSETRDRVERLKSEILGRGEVQDVIASAWASVRAMVIAAAEDEQSELRLRARASLMSLGARLATDERLQGKLEGWLEDAAAYVVTTYRTEITSLISDTVAGWDADQTSRKIEAHIGRDLQFIRINGTVVGALAGLAIYTVSWALWG comes from the coding sequence ATGGAACGGATCGACGGAACCGGGCGGACCGAGCGGGGCGCACTGCCTCCGGGGCCCGGTGGGAGGGCGAGACCCGGGGGGCTCGCCTCGTTCGCGTACACGGCGGCGGACGAGGAGAAGCGTCGTGGCGTACGCCGGATGAAGACCACGGCCACCGGCCTCCTTCTGCTGGTCGCGCTGGTGTACGTCCTCGCCACCTGGGCGAAGAACGAGGGGGTGAGCGGCTGGCCGGGCTTCGTCGCGGCGGCCGCCGAGGCGGGCATGGTGGGTGCGCTGGCGGACTGGTTCGCCGTCACGGCCCTCTTCAAGCGTCCGCTCGGTCTGCCGATTCCGCACACCGCCATCATTCCCACCAAGAAGGACCAGCTGGGGGCCTCCCTCGGTTCCTTCGTCGGCGAGAACTTTCTCTCCGGGGACGTCGTACGTGACCGGATTCACTCGCTGGGCATCGGCGGCCGGGTCGGCAGCTGGCTCGCGGAGCCGGCCCACGCGGACCGGGTCACGGCCGAGCTGTCGACCGCGCTGCGCGGCGCGCTCACCGTACTGCGGGACGCGGACGTCCAGGCCGTCGTCGGCGAGGCGATCACCCGGCGGGCCAACGCGGCGGAGATCGGCCCGGGGCTCGGCAAGATGCTGGCGAAGGTCGTCGCGGACGGCGGCCACCGCAAGCTGGTCGACCTGGTCTGCGCCCGCGCGCACGACTGGCTGGTGCTGCACGGCGACTCGGTGATGGACGCGGTGCAGGGCGGGGCGCCGGGCTGGACGCCCCGGTTCGTGGACAAGCGGGTCGGGGAGCGGGTCTACAAGGAGCTGCTGCGCTTCGTGACCGAGATGCGGGACATGCCGGGGCACCCGGCGCGCGGCTCCATCGACACGTTCCTCGCGGACTTCGCGGCAGACCTCCAGACCGACTCGGAGACCCGGGACCGGGTGGAGCGCCTGAAGTCGGAGATCCTGGGGCGCGGCGAGGTCCAGGACGTCATCGCCTCGGCCTGGGCGTCGGTGCGCGCGATGGTGATCGCGGCGGCGGAGGACGAGCAGAGCGAGCTGCGGCTGCGCGCCCGCGCGTCCTTGATGTCGCTGGGCGCCCGGCTGGCCACGGACGAACGGCTCCAGGGGAAGCTGGAGGGCTGGCTGGAGGACGCGGCGGCGTACGTCGTCACGACGTACCGGACGGAGATCACGTCGCTGATCAGCGACACGGTGGCCGGCTGGGACGCCGACCAGACCTCCCGCAAGATCGAGGCCCACATCGGCCGTGACCTCCAGTTCATCCGCATCAACGGCACGGTGGTGGGAGCGCTGGCGGGCCTGGCGATCTACACGGTGTCGTGGGCGCTGTGGGGGTGA
- a CDS encoding TetR/AcrR family transcriptional regulator — protein sequence MTGGQAIAATGRDAILRAARRAFTQRPYAEVTIRGIAADAGVSASLVVKHFGRKEELFNTVADFGPAAAELFDAPLDVLGRHMVVTLVTRRRALQSDPLLRVVFSLGNQDERSLLRDRFHDQVTDALTARLPGEDAALRAELLAGHLLGLGATLSLHRDGAGASATPERIADLYAPALQRLITG from the coding sequence ATGACCGGCGGCCAGGCCATCGCCGCGACCGGCCGCGACGCGATCCTGCGGGCCGCCCGGCGGGCGTTCACGCAGCGGCCGTACGCGGAGGTGACGATCCGGGGGATCGCGGCGGACGCGGGGGTCAGCGCGTCGCTGGTGGTCAAGCACTTCGGCCGCAAGGAGGAGCTGTTCAACACGGTGGCGGACTTCGGCCCGGCCGCGGCTGAGCTGTTCGACGCGCCGCTCGACGTCCTGGGCCGCCACATGGTGGTGACCCTGGTGACCCGCCGCCGCGCGCTCCAGTCGGACCCGCTGCTCCGGGTCGTCTTCTCCCTGGGCAACCAGGACGAACGCTCCCTGCTCCGCGACCGCTTCCACGACCAGGTCACCGACGCGCTGACCGCCCGCCTCCCGGGGGAGGACGCCGCCCTCCGCGCGGAGCTTCTGGCGGGTCACCTGCTGGGCCTGGGCGCGACGCTGAGCCTGCACCGGGACGGGGCGGGGGCGTCCGCGACGCCGGAACGCATCGCGGACCTGTACGCGCCGGCGTTGCAGCGGCTGATCACGGGCTGA
- a CDS encoding DoxX family protein yields MRTAYLTVTILGIFFNGAAAVTYLIGHEYPKSQADMKGIPRKYVPWLGMCLAAGTLGLLAGFAVPALGTLAACGLILYFIGAIIAHVRVGSRNIVGGIVFLATAIAALILGVQYHGAW; encoded by the coding sequence ATGCGCACCGCGTACCTCACGGTCACCATCCTCGGCATCTTCTTCAACGGTGCCGCCGCCGTGACCTACCTCATCGGCCACGAGTACCCCAAGTCCCAGGCCGACATGAAGGGCATACCCCGCAAGTACGTCCCCTGGCTCGGCATGTGCCTGGCCGCAGGCACCCTCGGGCTGCTCGCCGGGTTCGCCGTGCCCGCGCTCGGCACGCTCGCCGCGTGCGGGCTCATCCTCTACTTCATCGGCGCGATCATCGCCCATGTGCGGGTCGGATCAAGAAATATCGTCGGCGGGATCGTGTTCCTGGCGACGGCCATCGCCGCGCTGATCCTGGGCGTCCAGTACCACGGGGCCTGGTGA
- a CDS encoding SGNH/GDSL hydrolase family protein yields MPRRQGYALLIALVAGTAALAAAVAFAGSLLFNGDRATAAAATAPQGVAHSPAAPAHSSGHWLATWAAAPVAGVADPAQAEDQSRRVIRNVVHTSIGGTEARVTLSNLFGTRPLLIDRVTVNTRPVTFRGAASVTVAAGGQTVSDAVAVPVDGDADLVVALRTPTADGPVTTHPNSHQTSYTEDGRGTWSTTQWRYLTAVDVRGGDARATGTLVAFGDSLTAGSGSTTDANTRWPDAFADRLNGGYAVVNEGIGGNRLLRDGVGPRALDRFERDVLGISGAKTVVIALGINDIQALPRETDPERITGALRALTERAHARGLKVIGATLMPYHGSAVWTAGGNQVRQRVNAEIRAGGIFDEVMDSDLALRDPAHPQRLRPAYDSGDHLHLNDAGYARLASLPDVDALTGDRPKVDAL; encoded by the coding sequence ATGCCCAGGCGCCAGGGTTACGCCCTGCTCATAGCCCTCGTGGCGGGTACCGCCGCGCTCGCCGCAGCCGTGGCGTTCGCCGGTTCCCTGCTGTTCAACGGGGACAGGGCGACGGCCGCCGCCGCGACGGCCCCGCAGGGCGTGGCCCACAGCCCGGCCGCCCCGGCGCACTCCTCCGGGCACTGGCTCGCCACCTGGGCGGCGGCGCCCGTGGCCGGCGTGGCCGACCCGGCGCAGGCGGAGGACCAGAGCCGCCGCGTCATCCGCAACGTCGTGCACACCAGCATCGGCGGCACCGAGGCCCGCGTGACGCTGTCCAACCTGTTCGGTACGCGACCCCTGCTCATCGACCGCGTCACCGTGAACACCCGCCCCGTGACGTTCCGGGGGGCCGCGTCCGTCACCGTCGCCGCCGGCGGGCAGACCGTCAGCGACGCCGTCGCCGTCCCGGTCGACGGGGACGCCGACCTCGTGGTCGCCCTGCGCACCCCGACCGCCGACGGGCCGGTCACCACGCACCCGAACAGCCACCAGACCTCGTACACCGAGGACGGCCGGGGCACCTGGTCCACCACGCAGTGGCGCTACCTCACCGCCGTCGACGTGCGGGGCGGCGACGCGCGGGCGACCGGGACGCTGGTCGCGTTCGGCGACTCGCTCACCGCCGGCTCCGGCTCCACCACCGACGCCAACACCCGCTGGCCGGACGCCTTCGCCGACCGGCTGAACGGCGGATACGCGGTGGTCAACGAGGGCATCGGCGGCAACCGCCTGCTGCGCGACGGGGTCGGCCCGCGCGCGCTCGACCGCTTCGAGCGCGACGTCCTGGGCATCTCCGGCGCGAAGACCGTCGTCATCGCGCTCGGCATCAACGACATCCAGGCGCTCCCGAGGGAGACCGACCCCGAGCGGATCACCGGTGCCCTGCGCGCCCTCACCGAGCGGGCTCACGCACGCGGCCTGAAGGTCATCGGCGCGACCCTCATGCCGTACCACGGCTCGGCGGTCTGGACGGCCGGCGGGAACCAGGTGCGGCAGCGGGTCAACGCGGAGATCCGGGCGGGCGGGATCTTCGACGAGGTCATGGACTCCGACCTCGCCCTGCGCGACCCGGCACACCCCCAGCGGCTGCGCCCCGCGTACGACTCCGGCGACCACCTGCACCTCAATGACGCCGGGTACGCCCGCCTGGCTTCGCTGCCGGACGTGGACGCCCTGACCGGGGACAGGCCGAAGGTCGACGCGCTCTGA
- a CDS encoding dihydrofolate reductase family protein produces MRKLVYFIAATLDGFIAGPDGADPTGPDGFWPIPEDYLKHLIAEYPETLPGPARAALGVTAEGTHFDTVVEGRRSYEIGLDAGLTDAYPHLRHLVFSRTLGESPDPAVEVVATDPAARVRELKQEDGKDIWLVGGGELAASLYAEIDTLILKLSPTTIGAGIPLFGRRATFEPAAWALTDHTVLGSGAAYLTYQRATAGS; encoded by the coding sequence GTGCGCAAGCTGGTGTACTTCATCGCCGCCACCCTCGACGGCTTCATCGCCGGCCCGGACGGAGCCGATCCCACCGGCCCCGACGGTTTCTGGCCCATCCCGGAGGACTACCTCAAGCACCTGATCGCGGAGTACCCGGAGACCCTGCCCGGCCCGGCGCGGGCCGCGCTCGGCGTGACGGCGGAGGGCACGCACTTCGACACGGTCGTGGAGGGCAGGCGCTCGTACGAGATCGGCCTCGACGCCGGACTCACCGACGCCTACCCGCATCTGCGGCACCTGGTGTTCTCCCGCACCCTGGGCGAGAGCCCGGACCCGGCCGTGGAGGTCGTCGCGACTGATCCCGCCGCACGCGTACGGGAGTTGAAGCAGGAGGACGGCAAGGACATCTGGCTCGTCGGCGGCGGCGAGCTGGCCGCCTCGCTCTACGCGGAGATCGACACGCTGATCCTGAAGCTCAGCCCCACGACGATCGGCGCGGGCATCCCGCTCTTCGGCCGGCGGGCGACGTTCGAGCCGGCCGCCTGGGCGCTCACGGACCACACGGTCCTGGGAAGCGGAGCGGCGTATCTGACGTACCAACGTGCCACGGCGGGCAGCTGA
- a CDS encoding DUF1707 SHOCT-like domain-containing protein, with translation MRASDAERERVAEILREAVAEGRLEMEEFDQRLDAAYKARTHGELEPLVRDLPAVGSSSSASAVAQPRAGSAARWSERIGRPATSTGGFAFWGGFRRRGNWTVGKVFTAFAMWGGGDIDLREANFESRETVIRCFTIMGGLRVTVPPDLGVEVRGIGIMGGFGEDTKDESAPAPDAPRVRITGFALMGGVGVEHKRSKAEKQRLRDADRQRGRLEKGDTP, from the coding sequence ATGCGGGCCTCCGACGCCGAGCGTGAACGTGTTGCCGAGATCCTGCGCGAGGCGGTCGCCGAAGGGCGCCTGGAGATGGAGGAGTTCGACCAGCGCCTGGACGCCGCCTACAAGGCGCGGACGCACGGCGAGCTGGAACCGCTCGTCCGTGACCTGCCGGCCGTCGGCTCCTCCTCGTCGGCGTCGGCCGTCGCGCAGCCGCGGGCGGGCTCGGCGGCCCGCTGGTCGGAGCGGATCGGGCGGCCGGCGACGTCGACCGGCGGCTTCGCGTTCTGGGGCGGTTTCCGCCGCCGGGGGAACTGGACGGTCGGGAAGGTGTTCACGGCGTTCGCGATGTGGGGCGGCGGCGACATCGACCTGCGCGAGGCGAACTTCGAGTCCCGCGAGACCGTCATCCGCTGTTTCACGATCATGGGCGGCCTCCGGGTGACGGTTCCGCCGGACCTCGGTGTGGAGGTCCGGGGCATCGGCATCATGGGCGGCTTCGGGGAGGACACCAAGGACGAGTCGGCCCCCGCGCCCGACGCGCCCCGGGTCCGGATCACCGGCTTCGCGCTCATGGGCGGCGTCGGGGTGGAGCACAAGCGCAGCAAGGCGGAGAAGCAGCGGCTGCGGGACGCGGACCGGCAGCGGGGCCGCCTGGAGAAGGGCGACACGCCCTAG
- a CDS encoding sugar O-acetyltransferase: protein MAETDQNEIRARIAKGLVYTETEAAFLAPARREDEIFAYNHTPPGDTGRRRSLLTEIFASVGERTVLQAPFHAAFGSNVHIGDDFFGNVNLTFVDDVEIRIGNDVMIAPSVTLTTTGHPVHPARRADFGRFSEPIVIEDKVWIGSNVVVLPGVRIGYGSVIGAGSVVSRDIPPMSVAVGTPCRVVRPITDADLASRA from the coding sequence ATGGCTGAAACCGACCAGAACGAGATACGGGCCCGCATCGCGAAGGGTCTCGTCTACACGGAGACCGAGGCGGCCTTCCTGGCCCCGGCCCGGCGCGAGGACGAGATCTTCGCGTACAACCACACACCCCCGGGCGACACGGGGAGACGGCGTTCGCTGCTGACCGAGATCTTCGCCTCGGTGGGCGAACGCACGGTTCTCCAGGCGCCGTTCCACGCCGCGTTCGGCAGCAACGTGCACATCGGTGACGACTTCTTCGGCAACGTGAACCTGACGTTCGTGGACGACGTGGAGATCCGCATCGGCAACGACGTCATGATCGCCCCGAGCGTGACCCTGACGACGACGGGCCACCCCGTGCACCCCGCGCGCCGGGCGGATTTCGGCCGCTTCTCGGAGCCGATCGTCATCGAGGACAAGGTGTGGATCGGCAGCAATGTGGTGGTCCTGCCGGGTGTCCGTATCGGCTACGGCTCGGTGATCGGCGCGGGCAGCGTCGTGAGCCGCGACATTCCTCCGATGAGCGTCGCGGTCGGTACGCCGTGCCGGGTGGTCCGGCCGATCACGGACGCGGACCTCGCGAGCCGCGCCTAG
- a CDS encoding oxidoreductase: MTQQERWTAEHIPDQTGRVFLVTGANSGLGLATTRALARRGGQVILAVRDEAKGRRAAAELTAAQPDARLEVRRIDLADLDSVRAFAEKLHADHARLDVLVNNAGVMAPPRTLSPQGHEVQFAANHLGHFALTGRLLDILSAGTDPRVVTVSSPNHRKAHLYFDDLTGERRYSPMGYYNQSKLANAVFGHELHRRLTESGSPVRSLLAHPGYTATRLQTGGPVPLVSLLFGRVLKPLAQSPDRGALPQLYAATQPDLTGGEFIGPDGRGELRGAPTRVELSAGAADAATGRRLWEVSEEATGVRFAFPRSG; the protein is encoded by the coding sequence ATGACACAGCAAGAACGCTGGACCGCCGAGCACATCCCGGACCAGACCGGGCGCGTCTTCCTCGTCACCGGGGCCAACAGCGGCCTCGGCCTGGCCACCACCCGGGCCCTCGCCCGCCGGGGCGGGCAGGTGATCCTCGCCGTGCGCGACGAGGCGAAGGGGCGCCGTGCGGCGGCCGAGCTGACCGCCGCGCAGCCGGACGCCCGGCTGGAGGTGCGCCGGATCGACCTGGCCGACCTCGATTCCGTACGCGCGTTCGCGGAGAAGCTGCACGCGGACCACGCGCGGCTCGATGTGCTCGTCAACAACGCCGGGGTCATGGCGCCGCCCCGGACGCTCTCCCCGCAGGGCCACGAGGTGCAGTTCGCGGCGAACCACCTCGGCCACTTCGCGCTCACCGGGCGGCTGTTGGACATCCTGTCGGCGGGCACCGACCCGCGCGTCGTCACCGTCAGCTCGCCCAACCACCGCAAGGCGCACCTGTACTTCGACGACCTCACGGGCGAACGGCGGTACTCGCCGATGGGTTACTACAACCAGTCCAAGCTGGCCAACGCCGTCTTCGGCCACGAGCTGCACCGCCGGCTCACCGAGTCCGGCAGCCCGGTCCGCAGCCTGCTCGCCCACCCCGGCTACACCGCCACCCGCCTCCAGACCGGCGGCCCCGTCCCCCTGGTGTCCCTGCTGTTCGGCCGCGTGCTCAAGCCGCTCGCCCAGTCCCCCGACCGGGGCGCGCTGCCGCAGCTGTACGCGGCAACTCAACCGGACCTGACCGGAGGGGAGTTCATCGGGCCGGACGGACGGGGTGAGCTGCGCGGGGCGCCGACCCGGGTGGAGCTGTCCGCCGGGGCGGCCGACGCCGCGACGGGGCGGCGGCTGTGGGAGGTGTCGGAGGAGGCCACGGGCGTGCGGTTCGCGTTCCCCCGGTCCGGCTGA